The Emcibacteraceae bacterium genome contains a region encoding:
- a CDS encoding asparaginase encodes MDEMLSISVVLLGGTISMAPAKNKKGNSDEGVVPTISADELCSAVPGIENIATINPKSVKLVASANLEMMDVLLLKDIIEELAEKDNSDGVVIIQGTDTLEEMAFALDLILDVNIPVIFTGAMRSANMVSADGPANILGAVIAATCKPLAKSGVVVVMNDDIHAARFVQKCHTRDVGAFKSLNGGKVGQICEGNVLLSSPVEKRRSFQILDNQSVPKVGLIKATLGDPGDILEYYMSENYQGLVIEAFGAGHLPEKWLLLLDRMIAKMPVILCSRTAEGPVFEKSYGYPGAEIDLIARGLVPAGILDGAKARLYMMINIMAGQELRKPDY; translated from the coding sequence ATGGATGAAATGTTGTCTATTTCAGTCGTTTTGCTTGGGGGCACAATCTCCATGGCCCCTGCAAAAAATAAAAAGGGCAATTCTGATGAAGGTGTGGTTCCTACCATCTCGGCAGATGAGCTTTGTAGTGCCGTTCCGGGAATTGAGAATATTGCCACCATTAATCCCAAAAGCGTCAAACTGGTTGCGAGTGCCAATCTGGAGATGATGGATGTCCTTTTATTAAAAGATATAATTGAAGAGTTGGCTGAAAAAGACAACTCGGATGGGGTCGTCATCATTCAGGGAACGGATACATTGGAAGAAATGGCTTTCGCACTTGATCTTATTCTTGATGTTAACATTCCCGTGATTTTTACGGGAGCGATGAGAAGTGCGAATATGGTCAGCGCTGATGGTCCTGCAAATATTCTCGGGGCGGTGATTGCGGCAACCTGTAAACCGCTCGCCAAGTCAGGAGTGGTTGTTGTCATGAATGATGACATTCATGCAGCAAGGTTTGTTCAGAAATGCCACACCCGTGATGTGGGTGCTTTTAAATCTTTAAATGGTGGTAAAGTGGGTCAGATTTGCGAAGGAAATGTATTGTTATCGTCTCCTGTAGAGAAAAGACGGTCATTTCAGATTCTGGATAATCAATCTGTTCCTAAAGTTGGTCTGATAAAGGCAACTTTGGGAGATCCGGGAGATATACTTGAATATTATATGTCCGAGAACTATCAGGGCCTGGTCATAGAAGCGTTCGGTGCCGGACATCTTCCTGAGAAGTGGCTTCTCCTTCTTGACAGGATGATCGCCAAGATGCCAGTTATCCTCTGCAGCAGAACAGCGGAAGGACCAGTTTTTGAAAAAAGCTATGGCTATCCGGGGGCGGAAATTGATCTTATCGCCAGAGGACTTGTCCCGGCAGGTATTCTTGATGGCGCCAAAGCCCGCCTTTATATGATGATCAACATCATGGCAGGTCAGGAACTTAGAAAACCTGATTATTAA